The region TATGAACTTTATTAATTTTGGCGATATGCTACGCTAATATTTTGATCGTAACATTACCGCGTATAAAATGTCGGTGGGACTTTATCCCCGGGTAGAATAAATTACCCTCCCACTTACCGTGACGACTACtcagcgcgcgcgcgcggccATTGCCACCGCAAAACTTCGAACACGGATTATGCGAGGCTAAATTAAcatattcatgaattttgcGAACCAATATTTATAACTACTTCGCATATAATGATGACCCTTCCGCCGTTGTGTTTTCCCCCATAGCGCTGTACACGAGAATGGAAGCACGAGCTGCTGTACGACATTGCGAAGCCCGCGAAACTCCCCGACGAAAACCGCACCACTCGACTCTTCGCAATTCTCTTCTATTCTCTCCCCTTTTCTCCCCGATGTAATAACCGATTCCCATGTTCACTCGGGTAAGGCAACGTAACGTAAGGTAACGTACCGTGACGTACGAGCTTTATTAGGAATTGTAGGAACCAACTTTTTTCCACAaccccatttttatggtaaaagcCAATAAACAACCCCCTAGCCCCTGCACGCGCACTCTTTACGCATGAAACTCTTCTGATTCAACGTGCTGCCCGATCTTATGCTAAGCAGATTGGGGGcaagattataaaaataatgattcaaGATAcggaatgatatttcaaacttCTCGGAGTTTTGAATCCACTTCAACGAACCCTTCTAtgcgtttttttcatcaagagaagcaaaaaaagcgAAGCAAATTCCGGTCAAGCGAGCATCTGGGGtggttctttgttttttttttttgttatacaaCTTTGATGAGAATCTTGAATCGAACAAACAGTTCTTTCTTATGATTAAATTAATCCCCTAAGGATCCTAGCGCGGGTGCACTGACGCAGCGATGTGTATGTGCGTTATACTTTTCAATATGTATCCCGCGGTTCGTATGATATAATATCGCTGTATTATACTGCAGCGGAACGTATAACACGCGGACGTTTCAAAGCTGCGTGAAATGAAACGTTGTAAATCCATACTTTGATGCAGAatataaaagaataataataatggagaaaaaaaaaagagaaaggaaaaagtgaaaagagaaaaatggggatggagaataaggaaaaaatacacaatacctatacatacaatatccTCTCGCGTTTCTGCCTGaccgaaatataaatatatatgtatatatatatatatatatgaaaacaTACGGGAATACCGCAGAAATATACTGAAATTGTTGGACTAATAACACTTGGACGGCGTTTATCTCGTGGTATATGAAAGCAAAATAAGAGCGCATTGTATGACCTGGCCAGGGGCTCTATACCACCGTTCTTCCCCAGGGTCTGTATTGGTAATATAATATGAGAAGGTCGGATTTATATGTGTGCGTACCTTTTCCAACATACGTATGTCCAATAGAGAGCCAGGGGGTGCGTAAATACACGGCCTATATCATAATATGAAATATCGAAATGGACCGCTGACGTCCTACGCCTCCGCTCTCTTGATGGATCGCAGCTTTTAACGGTGAAATTCGTGAATGTAATACTTATATCTTGACACGgtgattcataatttttttttaatagaacAGCAGTTAAAAGCGTGCGAAAATTTGACGAGTCTGATGAaatgtgttcttttttttttttttttcgatggtataggtatactggAAAACGGGCTTCACCGAACGAGATTCGATAGGATTCTTACGGGGTGGAAGGTATTTATAGAAATAGCTGTAAGCTTTTCATAAGAATAAAGTAAATGTTCTAACGCAGGCGGAACTCTTTTGCAATACCGATTCGCCGCGTGAGGAACAATGAGAATGAGCTCCTGGTTTCATTCGAGACGAAGCTTTACTTTATTGTCGCAGAATTTAATATCGTACTCAAACTCGTTCGCGGcagtatattgtatattaagTATCTATAAAGCCTCCTTTTGAATAGCTGAGGACGCTCCGAAGATTATTCTACTCGAAACCATTCGCTTGACTGAGAAattgatacgaaaaaaaaatgtatcaatgCAGGTAATAGGTGGACACGATCTTGAATGCTCGACATTCTCATTCATTAGGGGTGAAACGATAAGATGAGGGATTATCCTGCGAGTAATATCGGTGGGATCTTCGTCTAACAGCTATTCAAACTTCCTTATATCTAATTCCTAACGTTGCAGCCATAGGAAAGCGTAATTACGAAACATTTTGCTGCGGACAATTCCGGCAGCAGTTGCACGAGGGGTGTTTGAAACCAGATGGTACCAGGAATATTGGATAAAAGTTCTGCACGGGAAGTCAAGGCGAAATAATTTCGCAACATGGGTATCTCTGGTACTCCtcctgctactgctgctgctgtgggagggaaaaaacggggaaaaCTGCCCCACGGAGGACGTCTGCGAAAGAAAACTTTCTTTCGCAGCTAGTTGTCGCGAATCTTTACGCTTCGTATTGTATATACGAAGGTCGTGTTTTATACAGACGTATACAATAAATAACACCACCTGGCATTTGACACGGTATGGGCACCAAGCCATCAAAACTTTACCTTTCATATCTCAAACGAATGCGGGATGGTGTTGCGGAGGATTTTTTCAACTGAAATTCGGGAAAttcgaggagaaaataatttacgcATTGTGTATCGGTAGTAAAATTTCTTATTAACTAtctaatataaatatacagtgAAATATTGCACAGAACATAAATcgtttattaaataaataaataaatcaacagaTAGACGTTTGAGAAATCAGTATCTATACTATCATAATTAATCTTTTGCCCATAAGGATTAATTTTGTGATTATGTTCGCGGATTTAGGTTTCAAGGATATCTTGTTTTAGACCGCGGTTACTCAAATCACTCTTTTCGTAATTACTTAGCTTCTATTAAATTGGAATGCACTTTCATGTGGCCATTTAAATGACGTTTAGTGATGAATTCTTTATTACAAATTCTGCAAGTTTTTAAATCTCTGATCTCCCCGTTCGACTTAGGGGCTGTAGTGCCAGCATGAATTCTTAAATGGTGTGTTGTAAGGTGATGTTTAAGGGCGAATTCCTTCCCACAAATATCACATTTGAATTCTCTTTCCCCTGTGTGCAACTTCATGTGATTTTTCAGATGAGTTTTCTGCCTGAACTCTTTACTACAGACATTACACTTGAAGTCCCTTAGACCGGTGTGGATTTTAGTGTGATATACAAAGTGATCTTTTCTAACAAATTCTTTCGTACATATCTGGCACTTGAAGCAGCGCTTAGACCCACCCACATCTTGTTGCATATTGCAggtatgaatttttatattatgaGTTGTCAAATGGTGCTTTAGGACAAAGTCTTTGCCGCAAACTTGGCACTTAAAATCTCTCTCTCCAGTATGAACtttcttgtgattttttagGTGAACCCTTTGCCTGAACTCCTTATTACAGATATCGCATTTAAAGTCTTTAAAACCAGCGTGGATTTTCATGTGATAATTAAGGTGATCCTTGCGAGTGTATTCTTTGGTGCATAAGGGACACTGAAATACCCTTTTCAAGGATATCGCTTCGTCACTGACCTGTTCATTGCGATCCTTGAGATTTTCACCCAACAAAGCTTCACTCTCTATCTTGCTACTGGGATCCTCATAAAATTCCTCCGACTGCTCTTCTTTCATCAAAATAGTTGCATAAAATTGAGCTGaattttctacttcttctaGCTCAAGCATCTCACTAGCTCCCAGTCTGTTGTCCGAACTATCCATTTCTCCATCCATCGGTacctgaaaaatcattttgtaTTGGATAAAAATGTGCAGGGGTCAGTATCAAAACATGAAACTTCTATTCTAGGTTAATTCTAGCTATGATAATCAGTTTCTAAATTGCATCGTCTTACCACTTCGATATCTGCAAATTCAACAAGAGGTTCTTCCTTGATTTCTGCTGGATCCATCCTCACGCAGATGTGGGCAGTGTCAgtataatttttccatatttccAGTGAAGAGCAAAATGTTTTGACAGCTTTCAAAATGTCAAATTCTCTAAACACTTCTCGAAACAACGTCTGTTCGTCATGCGTACGAGCCACCCGATCTCTAGCGTCCTCTTCTATTGATTCTTTAAGCTTCTGAACCATGCTTTAACACAGCTTAACATCAGTGGCTTTTAACTCACGTTTACTACACTAGGTAAGATTGTAAGTGCAGGTCAGTTGTATCATTGACTGAACATTGGTAGCCTTCACTAACACCTGTAGTTGATTCATAACCGACCAGATTACAGACTTCAGCCTTCAGTCGACGCCGGGAATCGGCGGTGTGTGGTTCTTTCAATTCGTGCGTTGTTTGGAATAGGCGAGGTTTGGATGTCGTCTAGAAACGTTGTGTCAAATCTGTGAAAAGTGTTCCTCTGATGATATTtattaaaagaataaataatcaatgtgGTTTTGACAGAATAACTCAAACGTTTAAATATTCAAGCTTAGACAATTAATATTTTGCTCTAAAATGACTAATGAAGCTCAGATCTCCAACATCGTCAATGATATTTTAGTAAGTATGCATGCACTGCACCACATTACTTGTTGTGCCATTTACAATCCACGGCCAGAAGAAGTATTCTTTCATAATCGATGAATTCACTAAATCAATCCAGAAAGTCGAAGCTATCGAGGAAGCGTTCAGCTGCTTTCTCGTTCACCATCCAGATAATGAAACCGAAAAGGTAGCGACATGGCAGTCAGAACTAACCTCTGCCATGACCGGTCTAAATACAGAGCAGCAAGAAAACGGTGTCCGACAATTTCTTACAATGGCTGCAGCTCTGACAAATCATAGCCGCTTACAGCTTTTATTATCTCTGCTCGAAACATTAGTAACAAATAATGTTTTACCTGCGAGGTATGCGATCATTGCTGTAATAATGCGAAGAGCAATGCCTGACTTTGCTTAGCGTCTTCTAACAGTAATTATATTGTCTCAGATTAGTATGCGAGTGTATCCTGAGTTGCGATAAACTACAATACCAACAGGAAGACTTTTGGGTTGAATCGTTTAATTTAATTCGCCGCATTATTGGTGGTGTAGATTATAAGGGAGTCAGAGAAATAATGAAGGTAGGCTATAGTGAGATCAATAACAAGGCAAAAGCCTTTCTTTGATTCACTCTGATAAGATCAAATATTttgcaacaaattttttcagggTTGCAGAGAAAAAGCTCAAACTATACCAGCGAGATTAAATGCTTCTGTACAGCCACAGTTGAAGGCGCTAGAGAATGTTATAGAATACATATTTGATAGAAATGCATGTTTGCTGCCAGGTTATTTCATCGTTAATGAAATACAGAAAGCTTATCCTGATAATAAAAACTGGCCACACTGGAAATTGGCAAAATTACTCTCAGGTTTTGTTGAGAGTTTCAGAGCAACGGCACAAATGGTATCTATAGTCGGACACTCTAAAATGTTACCGGTTGTAGAGCACTCTGGATATGCTGATCATTTAATAAATCCATGGAGGCTCGACCCCACAActttaaaattttctctcaaagGGAATTTACCCTATGATCAAGATCTACTCAAGCCTCAAACTGAACTCCTAAGATATGTTTTAGAGCAACCATATAGTAGAGATATGGTTTGTTCCATGCTAGGACTTCAGAAGCAGGTTCGTAATGATCAGAAGACAGAGCAAATCAAATGGGATTCTCAtggctaaatttttttcatccatttttagCATAAGCAAAGATGCATTGCGTTAGAGGAACAACTAGTTGAATTGGTTTTATTAGCTATGGAACGTTCCGAGAGCGATCCCCCACCCACAGAGGGTACAGATGTTACAGTTGCAAATCACTGGCTATGGCTTCACCTTTCATCCCAgctcatttattttgttctttttcaatttgctAGCTTCCAAAATATCGTTATGGCGATACACAACaaggtaaaatataaatagAATCCACCGATTACCGTAATCATTATATCCCGatctaattgaaaaaaataaaaaaatctcagcTAGCTGGTCGTGAATTACGAAAGGGAAGAGACCACCTGATGTGGGTTCTTTTGCAATTTATATCCGGAAGCATTCAGCGCAACCCAGTAAGAAATTCTACCATTATATTCCC is a window of Athalia rosae chromosome 8, iyAthRosa1.1, whole genome shotgun sequence DNA encoding:
- the LOC105691052 gene encoding gastrula zinc finger protein XlCGF57.1-like, producing the protein MVQKLKESIEEDARDRVARTHDEQTLFREVFREFDILKAVKTFCSSLEIWKNYTDTAHICVRMDPAEIKEEPLVEFADIEVVPMDGEMDSSDNRLGASEMLELEEVENSAQFYATILMKEEQSEEFYEDPSSKIESEALLGENLKDRNEQVSDEAISLKRVFQCPLCTKEYTRKDHLNYHMKIHAGFKDFKCDICNKEFRQRVHLKNHKKVHTGERDFKCQVCGKDFVLKHHLTTHNIKIHTCNMQQDVGGSKRCFKCQICTKEFVRKDHFVYHTKIHTGLRDFKCNVCSKEFRQKTHLKNHMKLHTGEREFKCDICGKEFALKHHLTTHHLRIHAGTTAPKSNGEIRDLKTCRICNKEFITKRHLNGHMKVHSNLIEAK